In Salmo salar chromosome ssa15, Ssal_v3.1, whole genome shotgun sequence, one genomic interval encodes:
- the vipas39 gene encoding spermatogenesis-defective protein 39 homolog isoform X1 encodes MMIRSKPDEDEYWNSSKFKAFTFDDEDDDFTRLKESKRAVNSIRSLVEEEDEEDDVEKVSWSGEPVGSISWSVKETESSIRSTGEVRDQSFPKIHTAPSLPKNSSGYSLSSLFKGKAKTGNFQSFSESFGDPSIRNYAPELRKPKSEYKDYVSDWTPEETVKRMQQGKVYSLEKFHSLQDKLLLLDEAVNAHDGNVITAVLIYLKKSLSKEILFRELITREIALRHYIHYLKEIGEQKLLVELFKSLDRTEDMALMQYRDHLNIRDENKRRDFLKNCLSLPFSPDDATHVQDHYTLLERQIIIEANDKQVESSGQADIFKKYPRKASILNMPIITTLYYSCFYHYGESDGTFSSPANIRKTFRISDKQFLLTCLGARAKLKAWFDVDALFTTKNWLGYTKKRSPIGFHRIVDILQKNNAPVQVLQDYVNLVEDAEQKISLAQKYKCHDVIINTYRDLKDRQQLIVYRGKVERGSSEYRKIEEILSNSQIRWKN; translated from the exons ATG ATGATAAGGAGTAAACCAGATGAGGACGAATACTGGAACAGTTCGAAGTTCAAAGCTTTCACatttgatgatgaagatgatgacttTACCAGG CTAAAGGAATCCAAGCGGGCTGTGAACAGTATCCGCAGCCTggtagaggaagaggatgaagaaGATGATGTGGAGAAGGTCAGCTGGAGTGGAGAGCCTGTTGGAA GTATCTCGTGGTCGGTCAAGGAGACAGAATCCAGCATTCGTTCCACAGGAGAGGTGCGGGACCAGAGCTTCCCCAAAATCCACACTGCCCCTTCGTTGCCCAAGAATAGTTCTGGCTACTCCTTAAGCTCCTTATTCAAAG GAAAGGCCAAAACTGGGAACTTCCAGTCCTTCTCTGAGT CTTTCGGTGATCCATCCATCCGAAATTACGCCCCGGAACTTCGGAAACCAAAATCTGAATACAAG GACTATGTCAGTGACTGGACCCCTGAGGAGACTGTGAAGAGGATGCAGCAGGGAAAG GTCTACTCTTTGGAGAAGTTCCACTCCTTACAGGACAAACTGCTGCTATTGGATGAGGCTGTGAATGCACATGATGGAAACGTCATCACCGCG GTTTTAATATATTTAAAGAAGTCATTAAGTAAAG AGATTCTCTTCCGGGAGTTGATAACAAGAGAAATAGCTCTTAGGCATTATATCCACTACCTGAAGGAAATAGGAGAACAAAAGCTTTTGGTGGAGCTTTTCAA GTCCCTGGACAGAACAGAAGACATGGCG CTCATGCAGTACAGAGATCACCTCAATATCAGAGACGAGAACAAGAGGAGGGACTTTCTGAAGAACTGCCTCAG TCTCCCCTTCTCACCAGACGACGCCACTCACGTTCAAGACCACTACACACTCCTGGAAAGGCAGATTATCATCGAG GCGAACGACAAACAGGTGGAGAGTAGCGGCCAGGCGGACATCTTTAAGAAATACCCGCGGAAAGCCTCCATCCTCAACATGCCTATCATCACTACACTCTACTACTCCTGCTTCTACCATTATGGGGAGTCTGAT GGCACGTTCAGCAGTCCAGCCAACATACGGAAGACCttcagg ATTTCAGATAAACAGTTTCTCCTCACATGTCTGGGTGCGAGGGCGAAGCTGAAAGCCTGGTTCGATGTGGATGCTCTGTTCACCACCAAGAACTGGCTGGGCTACACCAAGAAGAGGTCTCCCATTGGCTTCCATAGAATAGTGGACATCCTTCAGAAAAACAACGCACCAGTACAG GTGTTGCAGGATTACGTAAACCTGGTTGAAGACGCGGAGCAGAAGATCAGTTTGGCGCAGAAGTATAAGTGTCACGACGTCATCATCAAT ACGTACAGGGACCTGAAGGACCGGCAGCAGTTGATTGTGTACCGGGGGAAGGTGGAGAGAGGCTCATCCGAGTACAGGAAGATCGAGGAAATCCTCAGCAACTCG CAAATCCGATGGAAAAACTGA
- the vipas39 gene encoding spermatogenesis-defective protein 39 homolog isoform X2 encodes MIRSKPDEDEYWNSSKFKAFTFDDEDDDFTRLKESKRAVNSIRSLVEEEDEEDDVEKVSWSGEPVGSISWSVKETESSIRSTGEVRDQSFPKIHTAPSLPKNSSGYSLSSLFKGKAKTGNFQSFSESFGDPSIRNYAPELRKPKSEYKDYVSDWTPEETVKRMQQGKVYSLEKFHSLQDKLLLLDEAVNAHDGNVITAVLIYLKKSLSKEILFRELITREIALRHYIHYLKEIGEQKLLVELFKSLDRTEDMALMQYRDHLNIRDENKRRDFLKNCLSLPFSPDDATHVQDHYTLLERQIIIEANDKQVESSGQADIFKKYPRKASILNMPIITTLYYSCFYHYGESDGTFSSPANIRKTFRISDKQFLLTCLGARAKLKAWFDVDALFTTKNWLGYTKKRSPIGFHRIVDILQKNNAPVQVLQDYVNLVEDAEQKISLAQKYKCHDVIINTYRDLKDRQQLIVYRGKVERGSSEYRKIEEILSNSQIRWKN; translated from the exons ATGATAAGGAGTAAACCAGATGAGGACGAATACTGGAACAGTTCGAAGTTCAAAGCTTTCACatttgatgatgaagatgatgacttTACCAGG CTAAAGGAATCCAAGCGGGCTGTGAACAGTATCCGCAGCCTggtagaggaagaggatgaagaaGATGATGTGGAGAAGGTCAGCTGGAGTGGAGAGCCTGTTGGAA GTATCTCGTGGTCGGTCAAGGAGACAGAATCCAGCATTCGTTCCACAGGAGAGGTGCGGGACCAGAGCTTCCCCAAAATCCACACTGCCCCTTCGTTGCCCAAGAATAGTTCTGGCTACTCCTTAAGCTCCTTATTCAAAG GAAAGGCCAAAACTGGGAACTTCCAGTCCTTCTCTGAGT CTTTCGGTGATCCATCCATCCGAAATTACGCCCCGGAACTTCGGAAACCAAAATCTGAATACAAG GACTATGTCAGTGACTGGACCCCTGAGGAGACTGTGAAGAGGATGCAGCAGGGAAAG GTCTACTCTTTGGAGAAGTTCCACTCCTTACAGGACAAACTGCTGCTATTGGATGAGGCTGTGAATGCACATGATGGAAACGTCATCACCGCG GTTTTAATATATTTAAAGAAGTCATTAAGTAAAG AGATTCTCTTCCGGGAGTTGATAACAAGAGAAATAGCTCTTAGGCATTATATCCACTACCTGAAGGAAATAGGAGAACAAAAGCTTTTGGTGGAGCTTTTCAA GTCCCTGGACAGAACAGAAGACATGGCG CTCATGCAGTACAGAGATCACCTCAATATCAGAGACGAGAACAAGAGGAGGGACTTTCTGAAGAACTGCCTCAG TCTCCCCTTCTCACCAGACGACGCCACTCACGTTCAAGACCACTACACACTCCTGGAAAGGCAGATTATCATCGAG GCGAACGACAAACAGGTGGAGAGTAGCGGCCAGGCGGACATCTTTAAGAAATACCCGCGGAAAGCCTCCATCCTCAACATGCCTATCATCACTACACTCTACTACTCCTGCTTCTACCATTATGGGGAGTCTGAT GGCACGTTCAGCAGTCCAGCCAACATACGGAAGACCttcagg ATTTCAGATAAACAGTTTCTCCTCACATGTCTGGGTGCGAGGGCGAAGCTGAAAGCCTGGTTCGATGTGGATGCTCTGTTCACCACCAAGAACTGGCTGGGCTACACCAAGAAGAGGTCTCCCATTGGCTTCCATAGAATAGTGGACATCCTTCAGAAAAACAACGCACCAGTACAG GTGTTGCAGGATTACGTAAACCTGGTTGAAGACGCGGAGCAGAAGATCAGTTTGGCGCAGAAGTATAAGTGTCACGACGTCATCATCAAT ACGTACAGGGACCTGAAGGACCGGCAGCAGTTGATTGTGTACCGGGGGAAGGTGGAGAGAGGCTCATCCGAGTACAGGAAGATCGAGGAAATCCTCAGCAACTCG CAAATCCGATGGAAAAACTGA